From the Romeriopsis navalis LEGE 11480 genome, the window ATCGGCTCAATCGCAAATCTCTGCGGCTAAGACCCAAGTGACAACCGCTGAGGCTGGGGTTAATTCCGCCACGGCAAAATTGGCTCAAAGCAACATCAGTCGGGAAGATACGGAATTGGTTGCGCCATTTAATGGGGTGATTAGCCGGTTAAATATTCGGGAGGGTGATTATTGGACACCCCAGATCGTCAATGCCTCGGCGGACTATCAGAAAATCACTGAGCGATTGCCGATCATTATGATCAATCCGAGTCAGCTAGAAGTGGATGTCGAGTTACCGGCGTTTGAGGGCGCACAAGCTCGATCGGGCCAGCGGGCCTTTATTATTCTGGAACGGAATAGCGCTAAGGCGAAATCGGGCAAGTTGACCGGTGAGAATTTGATGCAGTTGGCCAGTGCGCAAGGGACAATTTCTTCAGTCAGTCCGTCGGTTTCACCCGGTGCGCGATCGGTGCGTGTCACGCTCAGGATTACGCAAGGCGCGGACAACTTAAAAGACGGTGCGCGGGTGGCAGCTTGGATTGCGACCCAAGAAAAACCGAAGGCCATTGTTGCGCCATTTAAAGCCTTTGTTTTTCGTGATCAGCAGCCCTATGTATTTGTGTTGAATGAATCGCAGGGGATTGTTGAACAGCGGGCGGTGCAGCCTGGAATTGAGGGATTATCGAAGCGGGAAATTTTGGCCGGTGTGCAGCCGAATGAAAAACTGGTCACGGAAGGGATCAATCGGCTGGTCAATGGCACACCGGTCGAGGTGATGCCGTAGTGCTGGCGAGCCAGATATGTCACCGATGCCGCCCGCCGTATCAGGCAAATATAAACAACTACTAGTTGTATTGGTTCTCAATTTTAGTTTGTCCCCGTTTTTTGATGGGATGTTCGGGGAGTTGCTGTCTTCTGCGCTATTGCTGTACACGTTGATCGTGATTGTCCGCACTTTCTCGATGCGCCAACAGCTATTGCAGCTTTATCTGGGGATTGCGATATCTGCCTTTGGCCTCCAGACCGGCCTGCGACTCGGTTGGTTTAGTGCTGAAGTGCTATTCCTTGCGGTACTAATTCAAGTGGTTTATGGAATTTACTTAGGTGTTGCTGTATACCTAATCCTGCGTGATATTTTACTGTGTCAGCAGGTGACAGTTGATACGATTCGTGGCAGCATCTGCGTCTATCTGCTGATTGGGTTTATCTGGGCTTTTTTGTATGGCATTGTTGCCAGCTTGGATGCACAGGCGTTTTCCACCTCAATCTTGAATGCCACTTCATCCTATGGTGAGATTATTTACTTCAGTTTTGTCACCTTGACGACGTTGGGTTACGGAGATATTCTCCCGGTGAGTCCAATCGCACGCATGTTGGCAAATCTCGAAGCGATCGTCGGTCAGCTCTATCCATCGATTCTGATTGCCATATTGGTGAGTAATTACACGGCGGAAAAATTGAAATAAGTCCGTTCGATCGCCAGCCGTTGATTTGACCCGCCAGTTTGTCCTGCTGATGTTCGATATCAGTCGAAAGTAATATGCCCATAGCATGAATTGTCTATCTAATTATCATCCATAGGTATTACGTTTTCCAAATTTTTGCATTGTGCCGAGTGGAAATCGTTGGTGATCGAATGACCAATCCTCCTATCAGCTGCATAAATTAACTAAGATAGGCGTGATATCTAGCAACCTTTAATTAAGTTAATACGTCATTGATTCATCATCTTGTCCCGAAGCATCGGAAGCCGGATTGTCTGCTGTGGACGTTGGCGATTAAAGGCTTACCGAGTTGCACCCAATTGGATTGCGAACTCGCATCCACATTTAGTCGATCGAGGAGTTTATTGTGCGCATTAAAAAAGCCTTATATCTTGTCCTAACTCTTGGGATGGCGATCATCATCCTGATCAGCCACGATTCAACCGCGATTACGCAGGCTAGAACCGTTGATCCGGTTGCGGTTCCCGTCAGTGCATCAAAACTCAAACAGGCGTTTGCTCAAAATGATATTGCCAGTGTCATTCGGCAACTGGAGTTAGGCTGGAAGTACAATTTCGAACGATATTATCAACGGCGGTTTACGACACCCTATTTATCGCTTGAGGGCATTCAACTCCGGCTAAATAACTTACAGAAATCCACCAATCAGAAAACGGGTTTAGTCTATGCGGTACCCGGTGCCAAGCAACTCGAACTTATCCTTGTCCCGCCGACAGGAGAACCGATTCATAAGACTGTTGTGGTCGATCGTCAAACCCTGACTCGGACCGCCCAGGATTTTCGCCTTGAAACAGTCAACTCTTCGTCTTCCCCGGATGACTATCTGCCACCAGCACAGCAGATGTATGAGTGGTTGATCCAACCGATCGCCGACGAGATTGACACACAACAGATCGATACATTGCTTTTCTGTGTTGGTAAAGGTTTGCGGGGGCTACCGCTGGCGGCGCTCCACGATGGTCAGAAGTTTCTGATTGAGCGATATAACTTGGCCCTGATTCCTGCCTTTAATTTGCTGAACCATCATCCCAATATTTTATCTGATACAAAAGTGCTCGCGATGGGTGCGTCAGAATTCAGCAATAATCCGGCTTTACCTGCTGTTCCCCTAGAATTGCGCAGTATTACTCAAAATAACTGGTCGGGTGAGGTCCTATTAAATCAAGACTTTACCCTGGAAAATCTGGCTGAAGCTCGGTCACGCAACTTTGGCGTGATTCATCTGGCGACCCATGCCAGCATTACCGCGAATTCAGCCCGCGAGTCTTATCTCCAATTCTGGGATCAGCGCCTGAGTCTTGATCAGATGAAATCCCTCAATCTGCAAACCCCAGCCGTTCAGCTCCTCGTGCTGAGTGCTTGTCAGACGGCGCTGGGTAGCGCACAAGCCGAACTTGGATTTGCGGGGTTTGCGGTACAATCCGGCGCGAAAGCGGTGATTGCTAGTCTTTGGAAGGTGAATGATGTTGGCACTCTCGTCTTGATGTCCGAACTCTATAAGCATCTAGGGACGACGCAAATTAAGGCCCAAGCCCTGCGCCAAGTCCAGATTGATTTACTCCAGGGAAATATTACAATTGATAACAGCTCGATTCTCAAGGATTCCAGCAATCCCACCTTGCAGGCCGCGATTAAGCAATTAGATAGCCCGAATCTCAAGCATCCCTATCATTGGGCCGCATTTACACTGATTGGTAATCCTTGGTAAAACCAAATGAGCATTGTTTTTTCTGCTGGTACTGTGTTCTATGGCTTTCCATCCTCGACAAGATCTGATTGAAATTTTTTCGACCTTTCTCCGGTTTGAGGACGATCGTGCCGTTGGTTGGCTGAGTGATCGACGGTTGCAGCGGCAGATTGCTCAAGCTATGCAAGCGGCTGACGCCCCGACTGCTGAAACCTTTTGGGTGAATCATTGGCAAGCGGTTTGGCGGGAACATGCGGTGTCGGCGGATGCGGCTGACGTGGGTCAGGGGGATGATGCCTCGGTTCCCGCCCAACAGCGCCTTGCGCTGGGGCATCTGTCGGCCTATGTCCAAGAAACCTGTTTTTGGAGTGTGCGCCGCGTCATTACCAAAATTGATTCGGTGCAAGTGCAGATTGCGGATGGGTTTCAAGTGGCGATCGCCCAGTTGCCAAAACTGCTGAATTCGTTTGACTCCAACTTACCTGGGAGCTTTAAGGCCTATGCCAATACGGCCTTTGCCAATCTTGTGCGATCGCATTTACGCCGTCGACGGGAAATCGATCTCTGTTCGGAATGGGGACTGCTGCTTAAACTCAGCCGGAAACAGGTGCGTGAGAGTTTGGCCCATGCAGGCTTTACTGGTGATGAAGCAACGGCTTACCAACTGCTGTGGCAAGCCATGTTAGAGCATTATCGCCCCGCCCAACTCAAATCCCAACGCCAATCAGCGGCGCCCACAGATGAGATGCTTACCCTGATTGATCAAGCCTTCCAGCAGGCCTGTAGCAACCAGGCAATTACGCCGGAAGCCTTAGACTCGAAACAAATCACCCAACGTCTTCAAGCACTGGCTAAACATGCCAGAGGTTATCTCTATCCGGGGACCAAATCGCTCAACGTGACCTACGGCGATAGTGAGTCGGAGTTAATTAGTAATCTGCCTGATTTGGCCGCTGATGCACCGATCACGAATTTGATTGTTCAAGAAGATCAGCAGTCGCGTCAAACTCAACAGACTCAGCTGAGTCAAGTAATTATGGCGGGGATTATGGCCCTCGAAGCCTCTTCCCAAGAGCTATTGCGGTTGTACTACCAAGAGAATGCGACGCAGCAAGCCATGGCGCAGCAATTACAAACTAAGCAATATACGATTTCTCGCAAGTTGACCCGGATTCGCCAGCAACTTTTACTGGTTGTGACTCAGTGGAGTCAAACCGAACTGCATATTTCCCTCAACTCCGACGTGATTGAATCTATCAGCAATGCATTAGAGGATTGGCTCCAAAATCACTATGACCAGCCAACTGGCTAAACTATGCTCGTTTTAGCCCACCCGCACGATTGCTGTATCCCGTTTTTGAACGCTGCTGAGGAAAATTCTGATGAGTTCTACGATCCACTCCGCGACCTTTAGTCCAAACCAATGGCTACTCGAAATTCCCGATGGGCTACACCAATCGGCGCGCCAAACGCCTCAATCCGGCAATTATGCTGCGGCCGACTGGAATTACTACCTGACTGAAGTGACCCATCAAGCCTTACTCACATGGTTTCAAGATGTTGATGCGGCGGCGACCATCCGTGAGGTTGATCCTGCGTTATTCGCCCAGCTTAATCAATGGATTCCGGGCAGTGTGATCGATTGGTGCGGCAAACGCTGTGTGATTTTGCCCAATGCCACGCTGGATGATAGTGAGCTGCTGATTCCCCAAGAATGGATTGATATTCCGGAATGGCAGGGCGACTACTTCTTGGCTACGCAAGTGGATTGGGACGATCGCACCATCAAGGTTTGGGGCTATACCACCCATGAACGAATTAAGCAGCAGGCGGCATATATTCCCAGTGAGCGCATGTATCAGCTCGATGCGGTCCATTTGATTCAGGACTTAAATGCCCTCGCGATCGCCCGGCAGCTCTGTCCCGATGAAGTGACTCAAGTGGCGGTTGATCCGATCCATCCACTATCGGCCAGTGCCACGGCCCAGTGGCTCGAGCAATTAAGCAACTCACCGAACCCGCGTTTAGCAGTGCCTTTTGCCACTTGGGCCGCCTTAATTACCCAACCCGATTGTTTGGCAACCCTCGCGCAACCCCGGTCAACGGTCGTCGCATCCTTCGACAATCTGATCACTAATCTCAGCCAATGGGTGGATGGCGTCGTCGAACAGAGTTGGCAAACGCTTGATAGTTTGATGGGCCGCGATTTCGCCCCGGCCTATGCCTTCCGTGATGGTGAGGCTGACAACGATGCACAAACTATCCGGCGGGTTAAGCTGGTCCAGCTTAACGCTGAGACGGTATTGCTGTTGGTGCTTGAGCTCAAACCGCTTGAAGATGGCCGAGTCTACATCAAAGTGCGGCTGTATCCTCCGAATACAGCCCGTCCTTTACCAGCCCAGGTCAATCTGAGTTTGCAAACCATAGATCAACAAACCGTGCAAACCATTAGCAGTCGGGCACAAGATGATCTCATTCAACTCAAGGGCTTTCGCTGTCCTAGTGGTTTTCAGTTTGTGATTCAAGTGGCGCAAGCCGACACCACGATCGACCTACCATTCGTGGTGTGAGGTTGTTATGGAACGTTTGATTGTCCTTAACTTAGGCCAAGGGAATTGGCAAAGTGAATTTCGGTTGGTGACCGCCCAGCTTTGGCTCGAACCTCAAGGGGTGCCGATTCAGGTGACGGGGAGTTTGCTCGGGGCGAGCCAAGTCGGAGAATTATATAATCGTTGGCGGCGTCTTTATCCCGACATCTATCGGCATTTGGCGAATACTCGCAAGCTCAATATTCCTGGCTTGGAGCTGGATGAAGATGATGTTACGCATGTTTCCCAAGCCGAATTTGAGCAACTCTCCTCCGATGTCCAGCAATCGCTCAATCATTGGATGACGCAACCGGGTTTTCAGAAGATTGCGGAACAATTGCGGATTCAACTGTTTCCGAGTGATGGTATTCGGCTGGTGATTTTGGCGGATGAGCTGGAAGTCTTGCGCTTTCCGTGGCAGCTCTGGTCGTTTTTTGACGACTATCCCCAGGCTGAA encodes:
- a CDS encoding efflux RND transporter periplasmic adaptor subunit, with amino-acid sequence MPIEQKERNEPASEPVKPTGVASIAKYKAAIVDQITAAKASKFALPATLMGAIVLFTGVGLILRANSGTSSNEQAETTAAKPARLPIRAEPVALEPIQGWTYGDGFVSAVVKKHLNFQAEGTVIYLKRINGRILREGDFVRQGALLARVDPRKYDADITVAAAGRLEASNRVLDATANLRQAEEALAQAQADLQKAKTDETFSRDDLKRYQDLSSAGGIARREAELKATEYKNSQANVTAALAKVRSAQSQISAAKTQVTTAEAGVNSATAKLAQSNISREDTELVAPFNGVISRLNIREGDYWTPQIVNASADYQKITERLPIIMINPSQLEVDVELPAFEGAQARSGQRAFIILERNSAKAKSGKLTGENLMQLASAQGTISSVSPSVSPGARSVRVTLRITQGADNLKDGARVAAWIATQEKPKAIVAPFKAFVFRDQQPYVFVLNESQGIVEQRAVQPGIEGLSKREILAGVQPNEKLVTEGINRLVNGTPVEVMP
- a CDS encoding ion channel, translated to MSPMPPAVSGKYKQLLVVLVLNFSLSPFFDGMFGELLSSALLLYTLIVIVRTFSMRQQLLQLYLGIAISAFGLQTGLRLGWFSAEVLFLAVLIQVVYGIYLGVAVYLILRDILLCQQVTVDTIRGSICVYLLIGFIWAFLYGIVASLDAQAFSTSILNATSSYGEIIYFSFVTLTTLGYGDILPVSPIARMLANLEAIVGQLYPSILIAILVSNYTAEKLK
- a CDS encoding CHAT domain-containing protein — its product is MRIKKALYLVLTLGMAIIILISHDSTAITQARTVDPVAVPVSASKLKQAFAQNDIASVIRQLELGWKYNFERYYQRRFTTPYLSLEGIQLRLNNLQKSTNQKTGLVYAVPGAKQLELILVPPTGEPIHKTVVVDRQTLTRTAQDFRLETVNSSSSPDDYLPPAQQMYEWLIQPIADEIDTQQIDTLLFCVGKGLRGLPLAALHDGQKFLIERYNLALIPAFNLLNHHPNILSDTKVLAMGASEFSNNPALPAVPLELRSITQNNWSGEVLLNQDFTLENLAEARSRNFGVIHLATHASITANSARESYLQFWDQRLSLDQMKSLNLQTPAVQLLVLSACQTALGSAQAELGFAGFAVQSGAKAVIASLWKVNDVGTLVLMSELYKHLGTTQIKAQALRQVQIDLLQGNITIDNSSILKDSSNPTLQAAIKQLDSPNLKHPYHWAAFTLIGNPW
- a CDS encoding sigma-70 family RNA polymerase sigma factor, coding for MAFHPRQDLIEIFSTFLRFEDDRAVGWLSDRRLQRQIAQAMQAADAPTAETFWVNHWQAVWREHAVSADAADVGQGDDASVPAQQRLALGHLSAYVQETCFWSVRRVITKIDSVQVQIADGFQVAIAQLPKLLNSFDSNLPGSFKAYANTAFANLVRSHLRRRREIDLCSEWGLLLKLSRKQVRESLAHAGFTGDEATAYQLLWQAMLEHYRPAQLKSQRQSAAPTDEMLTLIDQAFQQACSNQAITPEALDSKQITQRLQALAKHARGYLYPGTKSLNVTYGDSESELISNLPDLAADAPITNLIVQEDQQSRQTQQTQLSQVIMAGIMALEASSQELLRLYYQENATQQAMAQQLQTKQYTISRKLTRIRQQLLLVVTQWSQTELHISLNSDVIESISNALEDWLQNHYDQPTG
- a CDS encoding DUF1822 family protein, producing MSSTIHSATFSPNQWLLEIPDGLHQSARQTPQSGNYAAADWNYYLTEVTHQALLTWFQDVDAAATIREVDPALFAQLNQWIPGSVIDWCGKRCVILPNATLDDSELLIPQEWIDIPEWQGDYFLATQVDWDDRTIKVWGYTTHERIKQQAAYIPSERMYQLDAVHLIQDLNALAIARQLCPDEVTQVAVDPIHPLSASATAQWLEQLSNSPNPRLAVPFATWAALITQPDCLATLAQPRSTVVASFDNLITNLSQWVDGVVEQSWQTLDSLMGRDFAPAYAFRDGEADNDAQTIRRVKLVQLNAETVLLLVLELKPLEDGRVYIKVRLYPPNTARPLPAQVNLSLQTIDQQTVQTISSRAQDDLIQLKGFRCPSGFQFVIQVAQADTTIDLPFVV